One genomic segment of Brassica napus cultivar Da-Ae chromosome A3, Da-Ae, whole genome shotgun sequence includes these proteins:
- the LOC125607197 gene encoding uncharacterized protein LOC125607197 → MAAPPLSLSNKPEFWNRMEEATREIIEQVHPTLASEDRRRDVTDYMQRLIKMTLGCEVHAFGSVPLKTYLPDGDIDLTTFGGPWNDDELAHKVLAVLENEREKHNVDPRFIIKDVKLIRAEVCLC, encoded by the exons ATGGCTGCGCCGCCTCTGTCTCTGTCTAATAAGCCTGAGTTCTGGAACAGAATGGAGGAAGCCACCCGTGAGATTATAGAGCAGGTTCATCCAACACTTGCGTCCGAGGATCGAAGAAGAGATGTGACTGATTATATGCAAAGACTAATCAAAATGACACTAGGATGCGAG GTACATGCTTTTGGATCAGTCCCATTGAAAACGTATCTTCCGGATGGAGACATTGATCTCACAACTTTTGGTGGACCGTGGAACGATGATGAACTGGCCCATAAAGTTTTGGCTGTGCTTGAGAATGAGAGGGAGAAACATAATGTGGATCCCCGGTTTATAATTAAGGATGTGAAGTTGATACGTGCTGAGGTTTGTTTATGTTAA
- the LOC125607095 gene encoding uncharacterized protein LOC125607095, which yields MLLRKHRSGHHSLNRIENGEVLNGNVAEKLQEKSCLADSKRVKEETHAGTPNVLADLTGDNDSQFYSLVYGRWQLGYVQNGPMSPLWTQLPNNNDSWEVFPLNANGAHSFLMNPQMIPNADFGLEELPTHQGTETYFPNMVFTYTSLIDTMKKCDAKLLNNSFLNAEPIQG from the coding sequence ATGCTACTACGCAAGCATAGGAGTGGCCATCATTCTCTCAATCGGATCGAAAACGGTGAAGTATTAAATGGAAACGTTGCGGAGAAACTGCAAGAGAAATCATGTCTTGCTGATTCTAAAAGAGTTAAAGAAGAGACACATGCCGGCACTCCAAATGTTCTGGCTGACCTCACAGGGGATAATGACAGCCAGTTTTACAGTTTGGTATATGGACGCTGGCAGCTTGGTTATGTCCAAAACGGTCCTATGTCTCCACTATGGACTCAGCTTCCGAATAACAACGATTCATGGGAAGTGTTTCCACTAAACGCCAATGGAGCTCATAGCTTTCTTATGAACCCTCAGATGATTCCAAATGCTGATTTCGGTCTCGAGGAATTGCCTACGCATCAAGGCACTGAGACATACTTCCCCAATATGGTATTTACGTACACATCTCTTATTGACACTATGAAAAAATGTGACGCCAAGCTTCTTAACAATTCCTTTTTAAATGCAGAACCAATACAGGGATAG
- the LOC106448248 gene encoding macrophage migration inhibitory factor homolog, translating into MPCLYITTNVNLDGFKTDPFYSEVTKAVASIVGRPENLVMVVLKGSIEIVFGGNKEAAAYAEIVSMGGITKQVKRQLISTVGSILHTHFSIHPTRFIFKVFDINSLPLPSKL; encoded by the exons ATGCCTTGTCTTTATATTACAACTAACGTCAATTTGGACGGCTTCAAAACCGATCCGTTCTACTCGGAAGTCACCAAAGCCGTCGCTTCTATCGTTGGACGGCCTGAGAAC TTGGTGATGGTGGTGTTGAAGGGGTCAATAGAGATAGTGTTCGGTGGAAACAAAGAAGCAGCTGCATATGCAGAGATTGTGTCGATGGGAGGCATCACCAAGCAAGTTAAGAGGCAGCTTATTTCAACCGTTGGTTCTATTCTTCACACTCATTTTTCTATTCATCCCACTCGTTTTATCTTTAAAGTTTTTGATATCAATTCTTTGCCTCTTCCTTCTAAACTATAG
- the LOC111214687 gene encoding uncharacterized protein LOC111214687, with amino-acid sequence MKNSESKRKDPRPKLSESVEVAEVGDGIMRREGI; translated from the coding sequence atgaaaaatagTGAAAGCAAAAGAAAGGACCCGAGGCCAAAGCTGTCTGAGTCAGTGGAAGTCGCAGAGGTAGGTGATGGTATAATGAGAAGGGAAGGGATC
- the LOC106361876 gene encoding uncharacterized protein LOC106361876: protein MTKIDVDGLSMQMDHLIGKDHLFKRSIILIKAWCFYESHILGAVHGLISTYALETLVLYIFNLFHSSLDGPLAVLYKFLEYFSKFDWDKYCISLSGPVCRSSLPEIFVDTPENGGQDLLLTSDFLNDCLVMYCVPSQGLETNPRAFPSKYLNIIDPLKENNNLGRSVNKG from the exons ATGACAAAGATTGATGTTGACGGTTTGAGTATGCAGATGGATCACCTCATTGGAAAGGACCATCTATTCAAGAGAAGTATCATACTCATCAAAGCTTGGTGCTTCTACGAGAGCCATATTCTCGGGGCTGTTCATGGATTGATATCCACATATGCTCTGGAGACGTTGgtcttatatattttcaatctcTTCCACTCATCGCTGGATGGTCCACTAGCA GTTCTATACAAATTCTTGGAGTATTTCAGCAAGTTCGACTGGGATAAGTATTGCATTAGCTTGAGCGGTCCTGTCTGCCGTTCCtctctaccagaaatttttg tTGATACTCCGGAAAATGGCGGGCAAGATCTACTGCTGACAAGTGATTTTCTCAATGACTGTTTGGTGATGTACTGTGTACCTTCACAAGGTTTAGAGACAAATCCACGTGCGTTTCCATCAAAGTATCTTAATATAATTGACCCGCTTAAAGAAAATAACAATCTTGGTCGCAGCGTAAACAAAGGTTGA